A single window of Cheilinus undulatus linkage group 12, ASM1832078v1, whole genome shotgun sequence DNA harbors:
- the LOC121519262 gene encoding thialysine N-epsilon-acetyltransferase-like isoform X2 — translation MNFKIRAATKEDCKEISRMIMELSVFVKMPDQVKISHEELERDGFCQNPFFECLIAEVPEESKSKEGYTVVGYAVYFYTYSTWKGRTVYLEDLYVMPEFRGTGIDKGLLSKVAEVRMKKQCVRLQLSVLNWNALVRDFCAAKGAQDLTVTEGWHFIRFDGQNLDNLANEAPKD, via the exons atgaattttaaaatacgGGCTGCAACGAAAGAAGACTGCAAAGAAATCTCAAGAATGATAATG GAGCTGTCAGTCTTTGTAAAAATGCCTGACCAGGTGAAGATATCTCATGAAG AACTGGAGCGCGACGGTTTCTGCCAGAATCCCTTCTTTGAGTGCCTCATTGCAGAAGTTCCTGAGGAGAGTAAATCTAAAGAAG GATACACAGTTGTTGGATATGCTGTTTACTTTTACACGTACAGTACTTGGAAAGGACGGACTGTATACTTGGAGGACCTCTATGTGATGCCAGAATTCAGAG GAACTGGCATCGACAAAGGTTTACTGAGCAAAGTGGCAGAGGTAAGAATG aagaagcagTGCGTGCGGCTTCAGCTGTCTGTGTTGAACTGGAACGCCCTTGTTCGGGACTTCTGTGCTGCTAAAGGAGCTCAGGATCTCACTGTCACTGAAGGCTGGCACTTCATACGTTTTGATGGACAAAACTTGGACAATTTAGCAAATGAAGCACCAAAAGATTGA
- the LOC121519262 gene encoding thialysine N-epsilon-acetyltransferase-like isoform X1, whose translation MNFKIRAATKEDCKEISRMIMELSVFVKMPDQVKISHEELERDGFCQNPFFECLIAEVPEESKSKEGYTVVGYAVYFYTYSTWKGRTVYLEDLYVMPEFRGTGIDKGLLSKVAEIAKKKQCVRLQLSVLNWNALVRDFCAAKGAQDLTVTEGWHFIRFDGQNLDNLANEAPKD comes from the exons atgaattttaaaatacgGGCTGCAACGAAAGAAGACTGCAAAGAAATCTCAAGAATGATAATG GAGCTGTCAGTCTTTGTAAAAATGCCTGACCAGGTGAAGATATCTCATGAAG AACTGGAGCGCGACGGTTTCTGCCAGAATCCCTTCTTTGAGTGCCTCATTGCAGAAGTTCCTGAGGAGAGTAAATCTAAAGAAG GATACACAGTTGTTGGATATGCTGTTTACTTTTACACGTACAGTACTTGGAAAGGACGGACTGTATACTTGGAGGACCTCTATGTGATGCCAGAATTCAGAG GAACTGGCATCGACAAAGGTTTACTGAGCAAAGTGGCAGAG attgcaaagaagaagcagTGCGTGCGGCTTCAGCTGTCTGTGTTGAACTGGAACGCCCTTGTTCGGGACTTCTGTGCTGCTAAAGGAGCTCAGGATCTCACTGTCACTGAAGGCTGGCACTTCATACGTTTTGATGGACAAAACTTGGACAATTTAGCAAATGAAGCACCAAAAGATTGA
- the LOC121519262 gene encoding thialysine N-epsilon-acetyltransferase-like isoform X3 — MNFKIRAATKEDCKEISRMIMELSVFVKMPDQVKISHEELERDGFCQNPFFECLIAEVPEESKSKEGTGIDKGLLSKVAEIAKKKQCVRLQLSVLNWNALVRDFCAAKGAQDLTVTEGWHFIRFDGQNLDNLANEAPKD; from the exons atgaattttaaaatacgGGCTGCAACGAAAGAAGACTGCAAAGAAATCTCAAGAATGATAATG GAGCTGTCAGTCTTTGTAAAAATGCCTGACCAGGTGAAGATATCTCATGAAG AACTGGAGCGCGACGGTTTCTGCCAGAATCCCTTCTTTGAGTGCCTCATTGCAGAAGTTCCTGAGGAGAGTAAATCTAAAGAAG GAACTGGCATCGACAAAGGTTTACTGAGCAAAGTGGCAGAG attgcaaagaagaagcagTGCGTGCGGCTTCAGCTGTCTGTGTTGAACTGGAACGCCCTTGTTCGGGACTTCTGTGCTGCTAAAGGAGCTCAGGATCTCACTGTCACTGAAGGCTGGCACTTCATACGTTTTGATGGACAAAACTTGGACAATTTAGCAAATGAAGCACCAAAAGATTGA
- the LOC121518527 gene encoding thialysine N-epsilon-acetyltransferase-like: MLVLSFPQLEHDGFCQNPFFECLVAEVPEESKSKEGFTVVGYSFFFYTYSSRKGRSVYLEDLYVMQEFRGNGIGRGLLSKVAEVAKKKQCAQLQLSVFNWNTPARDFYAAKGAQDLTVTEGRHFIRFDGQNLDNLANEAPKD, translated from the exons atGCTTGTTTTATCATTTCCAC aACTGGAGCATGACGGTTTCTGCCAGAATCCCTTCTTTGAGTGCCTTGTTGCAGAAGTTCCTGAGGAGAGTAAATCTAAAGAAG GATTCACAGTGGTCGGATattctttcttcttttacaCGTATAGTTCTCGTAAAGGACGATCTGTATATTTGGAGGACCTTTATGTGATGCAGGAATTCAGAG gaaatggcatcggCCGGGGTTTACTGAGCAAAGTGGCAGAG GTTGCAAAGAAGAAGCAGTGTgcacagctgcagctgtctgtgtTTAACTGGAACACCCCTGCTCGGGACTTCTATGCTGCTAAAGGAGCTCAGGATCTCACTGTCACTGAAGGCAGGCACTTCATACGTTTTGATGGACAAAACTTGGACAATTTAGCAAATGAAGCGCCAAAAGATTGA
- the LOC121519152 gene encoding claudin-15-like: MNAIVEAVAFFLGFLGWLMVGVALPNRYWRVSTVDGNVITTSTIYENLWMSCATDSTGVHNCRDFPSLLALSGYIQASRALMIAAIVFGTFGLVATLIGMQCSKIGGENYILKGRIAAIGGVFFLLQGMCTMIAVSWYAANITQEFFDQFYPGTKYEIGEGLYIGWSSATLALCGGSCLTCACRFKSEDEKPQYPYQPSSRGRVLSTVATSQSAPSNYGRNAYV; this comes from the exons ATGAATGCAATAGTGGAAGCTGTGGCCTTCTTCTTGGGGTTTCTGGGTTGGCTGATGGTTGGGGTTGCTCTTCCAAATCGATACTGGAGGGTCTCTACGGTGGACGGTAATGTTATCACCACATCAACCATCTATGAAAATCTGTGGATGTCCTGTGCTACCGACTCGACTGGGGTTCACAACTGCAGGGATTTTCCATCTTTGCTCGCGCTTAGTG GATATATTCAGGCCTCCCGGGCACTCATGATCGCTGCCATTGTGTTTGGGACGTTCGGGCTTGTGGCCACTCTCATAGGAATGCAGTGCTCAAAAATAGGAGGAGAAAACTACATCCTGAAGGGGAGGATTGCTGCAATCGGAGGGGTATTCTTCCTCCTACAAG GGATGTGCACCATGATTGCAGTGTCTTGGTATGCAGCCAACATCACACAGGAGTTCTTTGACCAGTTTTATCCAGGGACAAA ATATGAGATTGGAGAAGGCTTGTATATCGGCTGGTCTTCAGCCACTCTTGCCCTCTGTGGGGGTTCTTGTCTGACGTGTGCTTGCAGATTCAAATCCGAAGATGAAAAACC gcAATATCCATACCAACCATCGTCCAGAGGACGCGTTCTGTCCACTGTGGCGACATCTCAGTCTGCCCCGAGCAATTATGGAAGAAATGCCTATGTCTGA